The following nucleotide sequence is from Ochotona princeps isolate mOchPri1 chromosome 24, mOchPri1.hap1, whole genome shotgun sequence.
CTGTGCAGTGTCCAGGCCAGAATGCTCCCTCATCCCGGGAGCCGACTCCAGCCCTGCCAACTCCTGGGTCACACCTGGGGCAGTGCGTTGTGGTCACTAGAGATTGCCCTTGGAATCATGTCCCTTCCCCCTCTTGGCCTGGGGGTGTGAAATCCCCCATACTGGCAAGGGAGGCTGCAGGGGCTTCtcctgggcctggggtggggacGCCAGGAGAGCGAGCAAGGGTGACCTCCTCCTGCCCTGTCCTTGCAACTGACTGTTGGCAAACCGGATGGGGGTAGTGTGGAATAGAAATGGGACATTAGGGTCCATTCCTCCAGAAGTGACAGGGATGGGAGAGTTGCACCAGCTCACACGCCTTACCCTTGGGGTCCCAGTCTGGGATCTGGTCCCTGGGAGGCCCCTGGGCAGCTCAGAGCTGCTTGGCCTGATGGCagtctttggttttctttgtgGAAATATCCTTGCTCTCTGTTTGAGAGGCACTGAGACTGAGACAGAGATATGGGGCACTCCCACCCTCTGGGTCACCCCCAAAGACCCATGAAGGCTTCAGGGAGCCTTGGCCCCCACGACAGcctggaaactcaacccaggtctcccaggtgggtgacagcaACCCAGTCCTGGGGGGTCATGCCTGCTTCACCCAGACttgctacaggcagggagctgggcaggactaGAGCAGCTGATTAGTCCAAGTTCTCAGAGCTGGGAAGAAGGAATCTCACACACCAGCCAGAGTCAGTCCCATACCTGGTTCtgtctgtgcacctgctggactCTTCTGTGGGAGACTCCTTGTCCTTCTAAGGTGGGGACAGGGGAGCCCAGACGTCTGGGCTGGAGCCCACTGGGGACTAAATTTGCTCCCAGTCCTTCCCATGTTTTTCCTGTTATGGGAGCAAGGATGGTCACAGAGCAGACACTGCATATTCTTGCTGGTTACTTGCCCCAAAGGCTGGGCTGTTGGAGTTCTTGAACCTGCAGCATGGCTGCTGATCCTGTCCAGGTGGCCCTGCCATGTGGAGGCAGGGCTCCCGCCTCCCAGGGTTATCCCCAAAGCTTCTCTGCTTTGTACCTAAGCTCTGGGTTCTTGCCCAAGGGGCAGAGTTCAGGGGGAAGCTGTGAGCTGGGGATGGGTTAGAtgccctccagccctgccctcctccctgggaGTGGAGGGGGCCAGGTGAGGATTGGGAGAGTGTGGAAGGGAATTCCCTTCCCATCATGCCTCTGTGTGAGGTCCATGTCCACAGGGGCGGGGTgtgggagtggggctgggcctGTCCTTAGTTTGGGGTGGAGTTCAGAAGGCAGGTAgtccaagagggagagagaagccaggagaacATGGTGGAGGAGGGAGCAGAGTTGACCTTGAGGCCCATTCAGGCTCCCAACTGGACAAGTTCATCCGGGAGGTGAGTGGACAGAGGAGCAGGACTAGGAGGGAGCCAGTCTTTGTGGAAGCTGTGGATGCGGGCAGGTGTGAGGGGAGTAGACCACGGCAGAAAGTAGGATGGTGGAGGAGGTCAGATCAGggactggtgcctgtgtgggctTAGGGACTCGCTGGACAAGCCAAAAGACCTGGTGGTGGAGTACACAGAGTTGACCTTGAGGCCAAGACAAGCTCCCATGGAGAAGTATTCTGGGGTTGTGAAGCCAGCTGGAAACTGGCCAGGGCTAGGGagggagtgggcagggctgggggtgtgggggCAGTGCTTCATGCAGAAACACAAGGTTGGGAGATCCTGGCAGGAAACAGAAAGGTGCGTGGAGGGCAGGTCAGGCCCTTCTTTCCGGGAACACTTGTCCTCATGCCTGCTCATGTTCAGGCTGCACGACTTCGTTAAGACAGGTGGCTTCCCCCGGAAACAGTGAGGGATGACACAGAGATAGCCTTGCCCAGTGTCTGGACATTCAGCTACCCCCTTCCATGCAGTGGTGGCACAGCCCCATGCCCACTGTGTGCTGCTGGGCATGCTGGCCATTGCTGGTACAGAGAAGCCACCTGTGAGCCCAGGTGGCTTTGGCTGGGACCTGGTTTCTGCCATCAGCACCCATCTCAGAGTTCCCACCCATTGGACGCAGGTGAGAAAATCGTTGCTTCCCAGCTCCTTCTAGGGGTTGAGTGTGCAGCATCATAGCTGAGacccccacatcccatatcagagacccTGCCCTCAACACGTAGCTCAGGCTCCTGATGACCACTCCCTGTTCTCTAGCAGGGAGAAGGTGACAGATGTGTGGAaactatctctctatctctctcctcaaccctgtgcccatgagataaaataaaatgtatgagaAGGCCTTTTAACGATCATCTTGTTTTGATCATTGAAAATATCAATAATTTATCGATTATTTTTAATGTGCTGAGACATTGTGGATAaacattattttatgatttttgtagatttgttcatttacttgCTTACAGACAAGGTGGATTGATGGGCTAGTGgggtgggtgagagagagaaaaaggagagagagcgagatcttccattagatggttccctccccaagtagctgcaatggctagaattagaacaccctgaagccaggagccaggagcttctttcagattgtCTGAATGGttgtaggggtccaaggatttgggctatcctccattgttttcccaggtcataagtagaaagctggaagggaagtagagtagctggatcAAATCAGGATCCAatcagggatgctggtgctactggTAGTGGCTTCACTGCCACTCTACAGCACCAATCCAGATCCCTCTACTTCCAAAAAcatcacacctttttttttttttttttgacacaaaTAAACACAACCTGACTTAATTGTGTATAACTTCTTTTTCCAACATGTATACTTTCTATGTGTGTagaacaaaagattttttttttaagaccttatttatttgagaaacaaagagagtgacacagagaactcTCCCATTTGCTGTTCTCCACCTCCTTTTCTCCTACTAAATGTCTGTAACCACCAGcttggggccagagccaggcagaGACCTGGCTACTTGAACCTTCACCACTGCCCGCCTTGGTCGTCATTAGCAGGAAttagagctggagctggacccagCTCTGCAATCCAGGCGCTCTGCTGTGCGACATTGCAGCTGCCACCAGAAGATGTTTTGTGGCAGTCAGTTCAATGAAGCTGCTTGAGAGCAGATGAAGAATCATCCAGAGCTTAGCAGGTGGAACTGACATCCTCTAACAAAACTAAAGCTACCCAAGAACTTCTAGGGAACAGAGAACGTTTCAGCTTGGAGTTCCGGGTTTCCCTTTCAGGACTTGGCAGCCTCATATACAGCTTTCCGTTTATGGTGCCCTTGGGAGATGCTGCCAGCAGGATTTATGTTGGCATCCACCAGGCCTGGAGTCATAAGGCATCCTAACTAGGGGGCCCCATGGCgcctcctccttccctgccctgtAGGAggtgccccagaggccctgtgtgGCAGCCTCTGGGTTTTATCTCTGCTCCTTTCCCTACTGCTAAAGCTCCTAGGCCCAACCCTAGGCTCCAGGCCACTCTGAGGGGTGCAATGGGTGGACAGGGCCAGCCCCACCTGTGACCTGCCCTGAGCCCTGTCTCACCTTCCCAGGGCTTGAGGACCCTGGAACCCAGTCTTTCCCATTACAGGGAATGGGAGAATTGGAAAGAGCTCTAGGAAAGTGAAGATGAAGTGAGTGGGCACAGTCTCCTCTCTTGCCTGAGACCCACTAGAGCTGCCCACCACCACCTGTCCCTTCCTGAGACCTAGAGAGGGAAGCTGTGGGCTGATGCCTCATGGTGGTCAGATGACTTCCAGTCAGCAGGCTATTGTCCCTCTCCCTCTTAGGGGAAGGGGGCATTGCTGGCGTCTCCAGGGaacccagctgcagctcccaggaACAGCTGGTTCAGGCTGCCTGGAGATGCAGATGAGCCCAGGAGTTCACACGGCTGCACCTCCTGGGTGTTGAGTGCTTCCTCCCACCACTCCTCTAGCCTGGCTGGTGACCTTGATCATTACCttcccagaccaggctgggtcctCACGATGTGAGGACAGGGACACACTCTGGGTCACAGCTCTGCCACCTGCGAACATTTCCATGACTGATTCCCAGGCCTGGTGAGGATGGGAACactgtcccaggtgggtgggGCTTCCAAGGAGACCTGGgacccctcccccagcacagTCTCAGAGGCAGGTGGGGCACGCAGCCCCTGTTCCCAGTAGCACCTTCTGGTACCTCCTCtttactccacattcagagcttGATGGGTGGGGCCTGAGGCCTCCACGCTGTACCTGCTCCTGTTGCCAAGCTGGCTTTACCCCACTGTGTCTTCAGATCACATTCTGTGTAGGGCTGAACCCTCTCGCTCCTGCTTGAGGATGCACGGTGAAGAGGTGAAATGCCTGGGCCCCATGCCTCCAGCAAggaccctcctcctctccttcccatgCCCAGCTGGTATCCCCCAGGTCACCTTTCCtaagccaaggccagggctgcCCCTCAGCTCCTCAGACCCAGGACCCCACACACCACCTGTTCTGGGCTGCCTCAGGGTTCTGGGCTGTGTATCTGGACACGGCCTTCTCCCACCGCCCCCCGACCGGGTACTCCTCCCTCAgttccccttcccccagctgTCGCCTGCCTCCAGCAACTATCCCAGCCCTGAACTCTGTCCTGGTCACTGCTGCCAGCCAAAAGAGCCCAGGTCATTCGAGCTTGGCTGTTCTACTCCAGTGCAGGCAGTGGTGCTGGGCAGCAGAACCAGGAGGGTACCCTGGGTACCCACAGAGCCATGGGAGCACTGAGGAGCTCCCAAGGTTTCTGCAGCCCCAGCACCACGTCCTCCCCTGGGAGAGGCCCCTCTCACCCTTCACAAGGCCCCTCTGGGACTGAATCACACTGAGTGCATCACTGCAGGCTGGGAGAGGCTGTGGCAGCAAGAGGTCCTGTGCAAGGGGTGGGGCTGCCTGTATCCATAGCCCGCATTGGCTGCCCAGGcctgcactggctgcccagggagccCCAACATTCCCAGACACCTGCAAAGAGCTCAACACGTAAGCTCCTCCACAGCCCAGTTTCCGAGGGCTAACCGCAATGGCCCAACAGTGCCTGGGGCCCCATGGGAGGGCTAAGcagcctctgtcccctccctgcatAATCCCCGGGGCACCCAGgtgctgcccctccccctgcacacccctcccctggGCCAGCTCCTCCCAGGGACCAGCCCACACTGACAGACCCAGGATCAATTCAAGATCTGTCtcagaggtacctggagactctGGGGTTCCAGCCAGGCAGCTCCCCACCTACCACTAGAAGAGGCACCTGTGATACCACCTGTTGCCCTGATGGtagagggagctgctgggatggaTGACTCTGTGGAacctccagcctcccaccccaggAAAACCCTGCTGAAGCAGTGGCTGGAAGACCTGAGTGCCTTCCATCATGTGTTCTTGCTGTGCTCAGGTGAGAGGCAGCCTGGCTGTGCTCCTGGGAATAGGACGTGCCGCTGTCAGGGGTCCTGTGAAGGTGGAGAGGGAGGCAAATAGGTCCAAGAACTGGGACCCCAAGacactcatttttctttctcactttcccCAGTCCCTTGCTCCATTCTCCTTCTCATCTCCCTCTTCTTCACACGGCTCTGGTTTCTGTCAGTTCTCTACCTGACGTGGCTCTACCTGGACCGGAACACCCCCAGCCAAGGTGAGCTCAGGCAGAGTTCCAGGTAGGGAGACAGGGAGGTGTTGTCTCGGGCATTCTGCCACCCGGATCTCTGTTCACAGGGGGAAGGCGGTGGAACTGTCTAAGGAGCTGGTCGATGTGGAAACATCAAAGAGATTATTTCCCTATTAAGGTGATGGGTTACCCTTCCCAGAGTCACCTCCTCCCCCaggcccctctcctcccttcccttccctgcagCCTGAGCCCTGCTACCCAAGGACACAGAAGtgcagggggtggaggggtggaccCTGAGCCCATCCCATCTCTGAGCTCTGCGGTGTGTAGGGGCACAGGGCAGCACCTCCAGCAGTGACCTGTCCTCTgtgcttcctcctctcctcttgcTTATCCCTGTCAAGCTGGTGAAGACGGCAGAGCTGCCCCCTGACAGGAAGTACCTGCTAGTGGTCCACCCTCATGGAATCATGAGCTATGGGCTCCTATGTAATTTTGTCTCTGAAACAAACAACTTCTCCAAGCACTTCCCGGGAATTAAGCTCTGGATAGCCATGATGTCTTGCTTCTTCTATGTTCCTGGGTTCCGGGAATACGTCATGAGCCAAGGTAAACCTCATGCTTGAACAGGAGGAAGCAGTCCCCGATCCAGTGTTCTCACACAATAAGACCTCCCCATCCTTACTGAGAACACAGGGATCTGACCTGAACACTGGACCAGCTCTACAATGGGCAGGAGATGTGCAATGCAGACTTGGGCTCCGCTTTCCCCTGCTAAAGGGTGAGGGGAGGATACAGGGAGCCTACCAGGGAGTAGTAACTACCCCCCCACAACTGCTCATGACACAGGATTACGACCCGTGACCCGTGCCAGCCTGGACTTCATCCTATCTCAGCCCCAACTGGGCCTGGCAGTAGCCATCGTGCCTGGCGGTGCCCAGGAGGCTCTCTATGCAGCCCCAGGGCGAAACTGCCTGGAACTCCTGAATCGCAAAGGCTTCGTTCGCTTGGCACTGAGGCACGGGTGAGTGGGGAACAGCTTCCAATGCTGGGCCGTTCCCCGCCCCCCACTCTGGCTGTCCAGGTCCCTGTAGGAAAACACTATGCCTGCACCTGGGTGTGCCTGTCAGCCCCTCCCTGTAGAAAGGTGGAGCCCAAACTGACACAAGGAAG
It contains:
- the LOC101528061 gene encoding 2-acylglycerol O-acyltransferase 3-like codes for the protein MVEGAAGMDDSVEPPASHPRKTLLKQWLEDLSAFHHVFLLCSVPCSILLLISLFFTRLWFLSVLYLTWLYLDRNTPSQGGRRWNCLRSWSMWKHQRDYFPIKLVKTAELPPDRKYLLVVHPHGIMSYGLLCNFVSETNNFSKHFPGIKLWIAMMSCFFYVPGFREYVMSQGLRPVTRASLDFILSQPQLGLAVAIVPGGAQEALYAAPGRNCLELLNRKGFVRLALRHGASLVPVYSFGENDIFKCMTFAEGSWQYQIQFICKRLTRISPCIFWGRSIFLPNSWGLLPLARPITTVVGAPIPVPQFNTPTEEQVDHYHRLYVEALERLFEEHKESCGISASTHLTFC